One window of Desulfobacca acetoxidans DSM 11109 genomic DNA carries:
- a CDS encoding GmrSD restriction endonuclease domain-containing protein — translation MENDVIKEDNIWVDPEEDGSDSFEDISFTEYDISTSPNDFNIKTLFDFIGSGVVKIPGFQRNYVWDIKRASKLIESIIIGIPVPQIFLYEEAKNRFIVIDGQQRYMTIYYFMKKRFPRKEKRLELRVIFDKNKGIPDAIINNNDFFTDFNLKLPTSQPNKVNKFNNLNYFTLDDEDKTSFELRTIRNIIIKQNAPDDEHSIVFEIFNRLNSGGVNLKPQEIRTSLFHSIFYDMLYSLNLEEKWRNLTPSATPDLNMKDVEILLRGFAMLIDGENYKPSMTKFLNKFSLKAKNFQVENINYLKSIFLAFIDKVAHSDGRLFHSKTGRFNISVYESIFVASCNKAFSAKTLNVANIDFDKVSLLKEDDGFINATQSDTASEKNVKYRIERAKRMLA, via the coding sequence CATTTGAAGACATCAGTTTCACTGAATATGATATCTCCACGTCGCCGAATGATTTTAACATTAAGACGCTATTTGATTTCATAGGCTCGGGTGTCGTTAAAATTCCTGGCTTTCAGAGAAATTATGTATGGGATATAAAGAGAGCCTCGAAGCTAATAGAGTCAATAATAATTGGAATACCAGTACCTCAGATTTTCTTATACGAAGAAGCAAAAAATAGATTTATTGTTATAGATGGTCAGCAGCGATACATGACTATTTATTACTTTATGAAGAAACGATTTCCACGAAAGGAAAAGCGGCTTGAATTAAGGGTTATTTTTGATAAAAATAAAGGCATACCGGATGCTATTATTAATAATAATGATTTTTTTACAGATTTTAATCTTAAGCTTCCAACTTCACAACCTAATAAAGTCAACAAGTTTAATAATCTTAATTATTTCACCTTAGACGATGAAGACAAGACATCTTTTGAACTTAGAACAATTAGAAACATTATTATAAAGCAAAATGCTCCAGACGATGAGCATTCTATTGTATTTGAAATATTTAATAGACTTAACTCTGGAGGAGTAAACCTAAAGCCACAAGAAATAAGAACCAGTCTTTTTCATTCAATATTCTATGATATGCTTTATAGTCTAAATCTGGAAGAAAAATGGCGAAATCTTACACCATCTGCGACTCCGGATTTAAACATGAAAGATGTTGAAATACTACTTAGAGGATTTGCAATGTTAATTGATGGTGAAAACTATAAACCATCGATGACCAAGTTTCTTAATAAATTTTCGCTGAAAGCTAAAAATTTTCAAGTTGAGAATATTAATTACTTAAAGAGTATTTTCTTGGCCTTTATAGACAAGGTTGCTCACTCGGATGGTCGCCTATTTCACAGTAAGACAGGTCGTTTTAATATATCTGTATATGAGTCAATATTCGTGGCAAGCTGCAACAAGGCCTTCTCAGCAAAGACTCTAAATGTAGCCAATATAGACTTTGATAAAGTTAGTTTGCTAAAAGAAGACGATGGGTTTATCAATGCAACTCAATCGGATACAGCCAGCGAAAAGAACGTAAAATATAGAATAGAACGCGCTAAAAGGATGTTAGCATAA
- a CDS encoding HEPN domain-containing protein: MTPVELLNEEYKSIVGFLNENVQPSLSSDVDKSFKKVIVLSSASYFEHLIQEILIDFVTKETKNNMKAINFFKKKAIGMQYHTYFNWGEKDNPDKPGKNANSFFALFGDTFKKEVEDEIKKDQRLDKSMKAFIEIGPSVSI, translated from the coding sequence ATGACGCCAGTTGAATTATTGAATGAAGAATATAAGTCAATAGTAGGATTTCTGAACGAAAACGTTCAACCATCTCTTTCAAGTGATGTCGATAAGTCATTTAAAAAAGTCATTGTTCTATCCTCAGCAAGCTATTTCGAGCATTTAATACAAGAGATCCTAATTGACTTTGTCACTAAAGAAACTAAAAACAACATGAAAGCTATTAATTTTTTTAAAAAGAAAGCTATCGGCATGCAATACCATACATATTTCAATTGGGGTGAAAAAGATAACCCAGATAAACCAGGTAAAAATGCTAATTCATTTTTCGCCTTATTTGGTGATACTTTTAAGAAGGAAGTAGAGGATGAAATAAAAAAAGACCAACGCCTCGACAAGTCGATGAAAGCGTTCATTGAGATCGGACCCTCTGTGTCAATATAG
- a CDS encoding IS3 family transposase (programmed frameshift) — MAAPNPCQPVLVPNPEVLEKPIRRRFTAEYKLRILQEVDALSESGQLGALLRREGHYSSNLTTWRRQRDNGTIEALSPKKRGRKSRRQDPLIQENEQLRRQNERLARRLKKAEAIIDFQKKNLGDPGDPPEPARIRRERFMTAAQSAPELGVSTACQALGLSRATFYRHLTPQRPQAQISSPLPHHRALDQGERQAVLDLLHQERFVDKAPREVYATLLDEGEYLCSPSTMYRLLNQEGEVKERRNQLRHPPYQKPELLATGPNQVWSWDITKLLGPVKWTYFYLYVILDIFSRYAVGWMVAHRESAALAERLIRETYDKQGIVPGQLTIHADRGSSMKSKPVALLLADLGVTKTHSRPHVSNDNPFSESQFKTLKYRPDFPKRFGSLEDSRLFCQTFFEWYNTEHRHSSISLLTPETVHYGLADGVRAARQKVLQAAYVMHPERFVRKPPVALPLPEAVWINPPIKSKEGSLTEIH, encoded by the exons CTGGCCGCTCCCAACCCTTGCCAGCCTGTGCTCGTTCCCAATCCTGAGGTGTTAGAAAAACCCATACGGCGTCGGTTCACGGCAGAATATAAGCTGCGCATTCTGCAAGAAGTTGACGCCTTAAGCGAGTCCGGCCAGCTAGGCGCCCTCTTGCGTCGGGAGGGGCACTATTCCTCCAACCTCACTACCTGGCGCCGTCAGAGAGATAACGGCACCATCGAGGCGCTTAGTCCAAAAAAACGGGGCCGCAAATCTCGCCGGCAAGACCCGTTGATCCAGGAAAACGAGCAATTGCGCCGCCAAAATGAGCGCTTGGCTCGCCGCCTGAAAAAAGCCGAGGCGATCATCGATTTCCAAAAAAAAA ATCTCGGAGATCCTGGGGATCCCCCTGAGCCAGCCCGAATCAGAAGAGAACGATTCATGACGGCCGCCCAGTCTGCTCCGGAATTGGGGGTTTCAACTGCCTGCCAGGCTTTGGGACTGAGTCGTGCCACGTTTTATCGCCATCTTACTCCTCAAAGGCCCCAGGCTCAGATATCTTCCCCATTGCCGCATCACCGAGCCTTAGACCAGGGTGAACGTCAGGCGGTGCTCGATCTTCTCCATCAGGAACGATTCGTGGATAAAGCACCTCGGGAGGTCTATGCCACTCTCCTCGATGAAGGGGAATACCTGTGTTCGCCCAGTACCATGTATCGCCTTCTGAACCAGGAAGGCGAAGTGAAGGAACGACGCAATCAGCTGCGCCACCCGCCTTACCAGAAGCCCGAACTATTAGCTACCGGCCCCAACCAGGTGTGGTCTTGGGACATCACCAAGCTTTTAGGGCCGGTGAAATGGACCTATTTTTACCTGTATGTCATCCTGGATATCTTTAGCCGTTATGCCGTCGGCTGGATGGTGGCGCACCGGGAAAGCGCTGCTCTGGCCGAACGGCTGATCCGTGAGACCTATGACAAACAGGGCATCGTGCCTGGACAACTTACGATCCATGCGGATCGGGGCTCCTCCATGAAGTCCAAGCCAGTGGCCTTATTACTGGCAGATTTAGGAGTTACCAAGACGCATAGCCGCCCGCATGTTTCCAACGACAACCCATTTTCAGAAAGCCAGTTTAAGACCCTGAAATACCGACCGGATTTTCCCAAACGATTCGGCTCGTTGGAAGATAGCCGGCTATTTTGTCAAACCTTTTTCGAGTGGTATAACACTGAACATCGTCATAGCAGCATCTCCTTGCTGACTCCGGAGACCGTGCATTACGGCCTCGCTGACGGTGTTCGGGCCGCCCGGCAGAAAGTACTCCAAGCAGCCTATGTCATGCATCCGGAACGCTTTGTCCGCAAACCTCCAGTCGCTCTCCCCCTACCCGAGGCCGTCTGGATAAATCCCCCCATCAAGAGCAAGGAGGGAAGCCTAACAGAGATACACTAA
- a CDS encoding IS4 family transposase produces the protein MKFFVLTLGVTIPLKSNACFEVIETLKNPAPDRVLTDQIIRLNSEHGLHSYQGTLRRVHYRDPETGKEYVFLTNRFDLSALAIADLYRQRWQIELFFKWVKQNLKIKTFYGTFRNAVLIQIWTALIAYLLLIWLKIKSTINIGILELSRLIQATLMERRSLWETICPKKRPPTSINNQMDLLNYCAGH, from the coding sequence TTGAAATTTTTTGTCTTGACTTTAGGGGTAACCATACCCCTGAAATCCAATGCCTGCTTCGAGGTCATCGAAACGTTGAAAAATCCCGCTCCTGACAGGGTTCTAACTGACCAAATCATCCGTTTGAACTCCGAGCATGGTCTTCATAGCTATCAAGGCACCCTGCGCCGGGTGCACTACCGAGACCCTGAAACTGGCAAAGAATATGTCTTTTTAACCAATCGCTTTGACCTGTCTGCCCTCGCCATCGCAGATCTTTACCGGCAACGTTGGCAGATAGAGCTTTTTTTCAAGTGGGTCAAACAGAATCTGAAAATCAAAACCTTTTATGGCACTTTCCGAAATGCCGTCTTAATTCAAATCTGGACTGCTTTAATAGCCTATTTGCTGCTCATCTGGTTAAAAATCAAAAGCACCATAAATATCGGCATCTTAGAATTGTCTCGACTCATTCAAGCCACATTGATGGAACGACGTTCACTTTGGGAAACCATTTGTCCAAAAAAACGTCCACCTACCTCCATAAATAACCAGATGGACTTACTCAATTATTGTGCCGGACACTAA
- a CDS encoding restriction endonuclease subunit S has product MHPKWFEDNKRGATIKGVPRTDVANLDIPLPPLPEQQAIAHVLRTVQRAKEATEKVIAAARQLKQSLMRHLFTYGPVSFHEVKKAKLQETEIGLMPKEWKVTNLGSLTEIKMGSSPNSSTYNTIGNGVPLVNGPAEYGKIYPIIVKWTTSPTRLCKPGDIIVCVRGNTTGRLNLADRELCIGRGVAAISALQEKSDSFFIWYLLEKISPKIISVRHNN; this is encoded by the coding sequence ATCCATCCAAAATGGTTTGAAGATAATAAGCGTGGGGCTACCATTAAAGGGGTGCCACGAACTGATGTTGCCAACCTGGATATTCCGCTCCCCCCCCTCCCCGAACAACAAGCCATTGCCCACGTCCTGCGCACCGTGCAGCGGGCAAAGGAGGCCACCGAAAAGGTTATCGCCGCCGCCCGGCAGCTCAAGCAAAGCCTCATGCGGCACCTGTTCACTTACGGCCCCGTGTCCTTCCACGAAGTCAAAAAGGCGAAGTTGCAGGAGACGGAGATCGGATTAATGCCAAAAGAATGGAAAGTTACTAACTTAGGGAGTCTGACTGAAATTAAAATGGGTAGTTCTCCAAATAGCTCTACTTATAACACTATTGGAAATGGTGTCCCTTTAGTAAATGGTCCTGCCGAATATGGAAAAATATATCCAATTATTGTTAAGTGGACAACCTCACCTACTCGGTTATGTAAACCCGGTGATATTATTGTGTGTGTTCGTGGAAATACCACTGGCCGTTTGAATCTTGCTGACCGAGAACTTTGCATTGGACGAGGAGTTGCAGCAATTTCAGCTTTACAAGAAAAAAGTGATAGCTTTTTTATTTGGTATCTACTTGAAAAAATATCTCCAAAAATCATTAGTGTCCGGCACAATAATTGA